Proteins encoded together in one Planctomyces sp. SH-PL14 window:
- a CDS encoding DUF1571 domain-containing protein, translated as MPKRSWKRPAVFAELSGAAVVAIALGGFMFVKTPRVAEGETNTRETAVAAATAYRPAASNTPDIVPDDARDVVQDQADRPGRLTGKAAVKRVVETLANGIDQFEQVPGYQAKFFKQERIDGALSDDEEIDLKLAHTPFRVYMKWRSGEVGQQALYIDGEYDNQVLVQPGGLKGRLAGTLKMDPRDERAMACSRYPITNLGMVELARLIQAVLVKDLETNAAMTCQLVDEGTYEGRPCSHFTATYQTPQPGHPYRKVELCLDKEFEMPVLARTHGWDENGSPAPDEDTLLECYRYHEIAVYDEVPEKDFDPKNRKYALRLK; from the coding sequence GTGCCCAAGAGATCCTGGAAGCGACCGGCGGTCTTTGCGGAGCTGAGCGGTGCGGCGGTCGTCGCGATCGCCCTCGGCGGGTTCATGTTCGTCAAGACTCCGCGGGTCGCGGAGGGGGAGACGAATACGCGTGAGACAGCCGTCGCGGCGGCGACCGCCTATCGGCCGGCCGCATCGAACACGCCAGACATCGTCCCGGACGATGCTCGCGACGTGGTTCAGGATCAGGCGGATCGGCCCGGGCGGCTCACCGGCAAGGCCGCGGTCAAACGGGTCGTGGAGACCCTGGCCAACGGCATCGACCAGTTCGAGCAGGTGCCGGGATATCAGGCGAAGTTCTTCAAGCAGGAGCGGATCGACGGCGCCTTGAGTGACGACGAAGAGATTGACCTCAAGCTCGCCCACACGCCGTTTCGGGTCTACATGAAGTGGCGTTCGGGGGAAGTCGGTCAGCAGGCTCTCTACATCGATGGGGAGTACGACAATCAGGTCCTCGTTCAGCCGGGTGGTCTGAAGGGACGGCTCGCCGGGACGCTCAAGATGGATCCGCGGGATGAGCGGGCGATGGCCTGCTCCCGTTACCCGATCACGAACCTGGGGATGGTCGAACTCGCCAGGCTCATCCAGGCGGTCCTGGTGAAGGACCTGGAAACGAACGCGGCGATGACCTGCCAGCTCGTTGACGAGGGGACGTATGAAGGCCGCCCCTGCAGCCACTTCACCGCGACCTACCAGACGCCGCAACCGGGACATCCGTACCGCAAGGTCGAGCTCTGCCTCGACAAGGAATTTGAGATGCCGGTCCTCGCCCGGACTCACGGCTGGGACGAGAACGGGAGCCCGGCTCCCGACGAGGACACGCTCCTCGAGTGCTACCGGTATCATGAGATCGCCGTGTATGACGAAGTTCCCGAGAAGGACTTCGACCCCAAGAACCGGAAGTATGCCCTGCGGCTGAAGTAA